In one window of Posidoniimonas corsicana DNA:
- a CDS encoding RedB protein yields the protein MKQRAARKRNEVLIVGAWASLVLIGFGYLHTYGARAGELADGPQTWRDGTLEGAAGRARVLLFAHPRCSCTRASIAELTHVVEAHALRATVVFWQPEGADAEWRASPTVDMVQQHPLLDAAWDPGGKVCRSFDAATSGQCLVYDANGRLRFSGGITAGRGHEGANEGRQTVDRLLSESGDPPTGVHTFPVFGCRLEG from the coding sequence GTGAAGCAGCGTGCCGCGAGAAAACGAAACGAAGTGCTGATCGTCGGCGCCTGGGCCTCCCTCGTGCTGATTGGGTTCGGGTACCTCCACACCTACGGCGCCCGGGCGGGGGAGCTCGCCGACGGACCGCAGACCTGGCGCGATGGCACGCTTGAGGGGGCCGCGGGCCGGGCGCGTGTGTTGCTGTTTGCGCACCCCCGCTGCTCGTGCACGCGGGCGAGCATCGCCGAGCTGACCCACGTGGTCGAGGCCCACGCGCTGCGCGCCACGGTCGTGTTCTGGCAGCCCGAGGGGGCGGACGCCGAGTGGCGGGCGAGCCCAACCGTCGACATGGTCCAGCAGCACCCGCTGCTCGACGCCGCGTGGGACCCCGGCGGAAAGGTCTGCCGGAGCTTCGACGCAGCGACCTCGGGCCAGTGCCTGGTATACGACGCAAACGGCCGCCTGCGCTTCTCGGGCGGCATCACGGCCGGACGGGGCCACGAGGGCGCCAACGAGGGCCGGCAGACCGTCGATCGGCTGCTCTCGGAGTCCGGTGACCCGCCGACCGGTGTGCACACCTTTCCTGTCTTCGGATGCCGCTTGGAGGGCTAG
- a CDS encoding methyl-accepting chemotaxis protein yields the protein MNDLEQSLYDQQLNGCRRDADRLFSWLMVLQYAGLIATAFYYSSHAWQGAQSWVHTHVWTALILGGLITLGPATLGFLRPGQRLTRYVFAASQLMVSALLIHLMGGRSEAHFHVFVSLAFLAAYRDPWTILIATLVAAVDHVGRGLLMPFSIFGIGSPSLWLAIEHACWVVFEDAVLLLVTAQNLRVMRDGAVASARMQQTTDALHNDVAQLRARLNRGAAGDLTTAAGDDQEIVQLCDLRDAVDSMFGELRGLISDITVEAGVVRSETAEAGAESQRVSSRMDGQRAAVEMIRDTTRGLLQSIEQVRANTQQLVRSAVESGEVAAAGEATVRASNESMAQLEAEAARIQVGLAEIVENADQTSLLALNATIEAARAGDAGKGFAVVAEEVKLLAQRCNQSAATIGGMLEASSRAVADSVSHSRAVAEQLARIIEGIQSLHGQIEQVSTLAEQQNQMAGEVSAATESVAQASEESSEGSRLISARCESLQQTSERLESKVSRFTL from the coding sequence ATGAACGACCTCGAGCAGAGCCTCTACGACCAACAACTCAACGGCTGCCGTCGCGACGCCGACCGGCTGTTCTCCTGGCTGATGGTGCTGCAGTACGCGGGCCTGATCGCCACGGCGTTCTACTACTCGTCGCACGCGTGGCAGGGCGCGCAGTCCTGGGTGCACACGCACGTGTGGACCGCGTTGATCCTGGGCGGTCTGATCACGCTGGGGCCCGCGACGCTCGGCTTCCTACGCCCCGGCCAGCGGCTGACGCGGTACGTGTTCGCCGCCAGCCAGCTGATGGTCTCGGCGCTGCTGATCCACCTGATGGGCGGCCGCAGCGAGGCCCACTTCCACGTGTTTGTCTCGCTGGCGTTCCTGGCCGCTTACCGCGACCCCTGGACTATTCTGATCGCCACCTTGGTGGCGGCCGTGGACCACGTCGGCCGCGGGTTGCTGATGCCGTTCTCGATCTTCGGGATCGGCTCGCCGTCGCTGTGGCTGGCGATCGAGCACGCCTGCTGGGTGGTCTTCGAGGACGCCGTGCTGCTGCTGGTCACCGCCCAGAACCTGCGCGTCATGCGGGACGGCGCCGTCGCGTCGGCGCGGATGCAGCAGACCACCGACGCCCTGCACAACGACGTGGCCCAGCTCCGCGCCCGGCTCAACCGGGGCGCGGCCGGCGACCTGACCACCGCCGCCGGCGACGACCAGGAGATCGTCCAGCTCTGCGACCTCCGCGACGCGGTCGACTCGATGTTCGGCGAGCTCCGCGGGCTGATCTCCGACATCACCGTCGAGGCGGGCGTCGTGCGCAGCGAGACCGCCGAGGCGGGCGCCGAGTCGCAACGGGTCTCGAGCCGCATGGACGGCCAGCGGGCCGCGGTCGAGATGATCCGAGACACCACCCGCGGCCTGCTGCAGAGCATCGAGCAGGTCCGCGCCAACACCCAGCAGCTCGTCCGGTCGGCGGTCGAGTCGGGCGAGGTCGCCGCGGCCGGAGAGGCGACCGTGCGGGCCTCCAACGAGTCGATGGCGCAGCTCGAGGCCGAGGCCGCGCGGATCCAGGTCGGCCTGGCCGAGATAGTCGAGAACGCCGACCAGACCAGCCTGCTGGCGCTCAACGCCACCATCGAGGCGGCCCGCGCCGGCGACGCCGGCAAGGGCTTCGCCGTAGTGGCGGAGGAGGTCAAGCTGCTGGCCCAGCGCTGCAACCAGTCGGCCGCCACCATCGGCGGCATGCTCGAGGCCTCGTCCCGCGCGGTGGCCGACAGCGTGTCGCACAGCCGCGCCGTGGCCGAGCAGCTCGCCCGCATCATCGAAGGGATCCAGAGCCTGCACGGGCAGATCGAGCAGGTCTCGACTCTGGCGGAGCAGCAGAACCAGATGGCCGGCGAGGTGTCCGCCGCCACGGAGAGCGTCGCCCAGGCGTCCGAGGAGTCGTCCGAGGGGAGCCGCCTGATCTCCGCGCGGTGCGAGAGCCTGCAGCAGACCTCCGAGCGGCTGGAGAGCAAGGTCAGCCGGTTCACGCTGTAG
- a CDS encoding DUF4139 domain-containing protein yields the protein MCLPLLCAAAAWLAAAPAPSVELPMKRVVAFNSGVAFFEYAGTVTGDQTMTLSFDARDINDVLKSLVLLDLDGGHASAVTYDNREPIARSLEALSVDLRANAGLADLLRQLRGHIIQLADEKQTRGRIVSVERRRVPGGDEPLEQDVLLLSVKGVLRTYAVEGLPGLRLADEQLNADFQRALELLAMRSSSETKQVTIDFRGEGERRVRVGLIQEFPVWKTSYRLVLDDDDKPLLQGWAMVENTSNAKWEGVDLALVSGRPISFQMDLYEPLYVRRPMVKAEQFAGLVPRVHQGAFDSDPFADADADPFDARQLDMPARQRGGGGFGGGGFGGGGGAFGGSAGVNLPEERDLSRGMQSSQQTAAVGGEVGELFRYQIATPVTLDPEHSTMLPIVNSQVQGERLSIYNAAVHSVHPLRGLRLTNSTDLHLAAGPITVFDGGEYAGDARLGDVPAGEQRLLSYAVDQECEVTTRQLDAVQTLVDARIVGGAIVLKHRTARDHVYAVKNAADKPRTVLIEHPVDPLWEVTMPAKAAETTRDWRRFELSVPAGETDTLRVGERSVSEHSVALSSINDRLLATLLADDAVGHEVKQTLREFAQRRRELAAAQAALAATTGRLTNIALEHNRIRKNMQTLDKTSQLYRRYEEKLGAQETEIERLQTTSREQQSRINELKQQPN from the coding sequence GTGTGTCTCCCGCTGCTCTGCGCAGCCGCCGCCTGGCTGGCGGCCGCGCCGGCCCCGTCCGTGGAGCTGCCGATGAAGCGGGTTGTGGCGTTCAACTCGGGCGTGGCGTTCTTCGAGTACGCAGGGACCGTCACCGGCGACCAGACCATGACGCTGTCGTTCGACGCCCGCGACATCAACGACGTGCTCAAGAGCCTGGTGCTGCTGGACCTGGACGGCGGCCACGCGTCGGCCGTCACGTACGACAACCGCGAGCCGATCGCCCGCTCGCTCGAGGCGCTGAGCGTCGACCTCCGCGCAAACGCGGGGCTGGCGGACCTGCTGCGTCAGCTGCGTGGCCACATCATCCAGCTCGCCGACGAGAAGCAGACCCGCGGACGCATCGTCAGCGTCGAGCGTCGCCGCGTGCCCGGCGGCGACGAGCCGCTTGAGCAGGACGTCCTGCTGCTGAGCGTCAAGGGCGTTTTGCGGACCTATGCCGTCGAGGGTCTGCCGGGGCTGCGGCTGGCGGACGAGCAGCTCAACGCCGACTTCCAGCGCGCGCTCGAGCTGCTCGCGATGCGCAGCAGCTCGGAGACCAAGCAGGTGACCATCGACTTCCGCGGCGAGGGCGAGCGTCGCGTGCGGGTTGGTTTGATCCAGGAGTTCCCCGTCTGGAAAACCAGCTACCGCCTGGTGCTGGACGACGACGACAAGCCGCTGCTGCAGGGCTGGGCGATGGTGGAGAACACCAGCAACGCCAAGTGGGAAGGCGTCGACCTGGCGCTGGTCAGCGGGCGGCCGATCTCTTTCCAGATGGACTTGTACGAGCCGCTCTACGTCCGTCGCCCTATGGTCAAGGCCGAGCAGTTCGCCGGGCTCGTCCCGCGCGTGCACCAGGGCGCGTTCGACTCCGACCCGTTCGCCGACGCCGACGCCGACCCCTTTGACGCCCGTCAGCTCGACATGCCGGCGAGACAGCGGGGCGGCGGAGGATTCGGTGGCGGCGGGTTTGGTGGCGGGGGCGGCGCCTTCGGGGGCAGCGCCGGGGTCAACCTGCCCGAGGAACGGGACCTGTCACGCGGCATGCAGTCCTCCCAGCAGACCGCCGCTGTCGGCGGCGAGGTTGGAGAGTTGTTCCGCTACCAGATCGCGACGCCGGTCACCCTCGATCCGGAGCACTCGACGATGCTGCCGATCGTCAACAGCCAGGTCCAGGGGGAGCGGCTATCGATCTACAACGCCGCCGTGCACAGCGTGCACCCGCTCCGCGGGCTGCGGCTGACCAACTCGACCGACCTGCACCTGGCGGCCGGTCCGATCACGGTGTTCGACGGCGGCGAGTACGCGGGCGACGCGCGGCTGGGCGACGTGCCTGCCGGCGAGCAGCGGCTGCTAAGCTACGCGGTTGACCAGGAGTGCGAGGTGACCACCCGCCAGCTCGACGCGGTCCAAACGTTGGTCGACGCCCGCATCGTGGGCGGGGCGATCGTGCTGAAGCACCGCACGGCCCGCGACCACGTCTACGCGGTGAAGAACGCCGCCGACAAGCCGCGGACCGTGCTGATCGAGCACCCCGTCGACCCGCTGTGGGAGGTGACCATGCCGGCCAAGGCGGCGGAGACCACCCGCGACTGGCGACGCTTCGAGCTGTCGGTCCCCGCGGGCGAGACCGACACCCTGCGGGTCGGTGAACGGAGCGTCAGCGAGCACTCGGTGGCGTTGTCGTCGATCAACGATCGGCTGCTTGCAACCCTGTTGGCCGACGACGCGGTAGGTCACGAAGTCAAGCAAACGCTACGCGAGTTTGCCCAGCGTCGGCGCGAGCTCGCCGCGGCCCAGGCCGCGTTGGCGGCCACCACCGGCCGTCTGACCAACATCGCTTTGGAGCACAACCGCATCCGCAAGAACATGCAGACGCTCGACAAGACCAGCCAGCTCTACCGCCGGTACGAGGAGAAGCTGGGCGCCCAGGAGACCGAGATCGAGCGGCTGCAAACCACCTCCCGCGAGCAGCAATCGCGGATCAACGAGTTGAAGCAGCAGCCGAACTGA
- a CDS encoding SGNH/GDSL hydrolase family protein, translating to MLCRSLATLLLLATSAAAGPYSELFVFGDSLSDTGNTSYYTTDGPWAWLAPDTPGDAYWQGRFSNGPVFTEWLAEGLGLGPLTSDTFGGNNFAYGGAYTSGSPLGQNLFVDDLDDQIETFLGARTPTATSLATVLIGANNFHLGEQTNVSVPAAHVGAALADLAAAGVQNFLVLNLPWLGLTPAHQDEAAEWNQRSIDYNAELAATYDAFEASHSGAALFRLDLAGLLNDLIANAATRGLVNVTDQAAPGLSPGDSGYDLSRVVDDPDTYLFWDGLHPTAAVHRLLGYAAVSAVLPTGDYNRDGQVTAADYEVWRASYGSTTDLYADGDFNGRVDAADYTLWRDALGAAPATAAAPEPTAAALAAACALLATVRRLI from the coding sequence ATGCTCTGCCGATCGCTCGCCACGCTGCTGCTCCTCGCCACATCCGCGGCCGCCGGGCCGTACAGCGAGCTGTTCGTGTTCGGCGACAGTCTCTCCGACACCGGCAACACCAGCTACTACACCACCGACGGGCCCTGGGCGTGGCTGGCGCCAGACACGCCGGGCGACGCCTACTGGCAGGGGCGTTTCTCCAACGGGCCGGTGTTCACCGAGTGGCTCGCCGAGGGGCTGGGCCTAGGCCCCCTGACCTCCGACACGTTCGGCGGCAACAACTTTGCGTACGGCGGCGCGTACACCTCGGGGTCGCCGCTGGGGCAGAACCTCTTTGTCGACGACCTCGACGACCAGATCGAGACCTTCCTCGGCGCCCGCACCCCGACCGCGACCTCGCTGGCCACGGTGCTGATCGGCGCCAACAACTTCCACCTCGGCGAGCAGACCAATGTCAGTGTGCCCGCGGCCCACGTGGGCGCCGCGTTGGCCGACCTGGCGGCGGCGGGCGTGCAGAACTTTCTGGTGCTCAACCTGCCGTGGCTCGGCCTGACCCCCGCCCACCAGGACGAGGCCGCCGAGTGGAACCAGCGGTCGATCGACTACAACGCCGAGCTGGCCGCCACCTACGACGCGTTCGAGGCGTCCCACTCCGGCGCTGCGCTCTTCCGGCTCGACCTGGCCGGGCTGCTCAACGATCTCATCGCCAACGCCGCGACACGCGGGTTGGTGAACGTCACCGATCAGGCGGCGCCCGGCCTGTCGCCGGGCGACAGCGGCTACGACCTTTCGCGGGTCGTCGACGACCCGGACACGTACCTTTTCTGGGACGGCCTGCACCCGACCGCCGCCGTGCACCGCCTGCTGGGGTACGCCGCGGTGAGCGCGGTGCTGCCGACCGGCGACTACAACCGAGATGGACAGGTCACCGCCGCGGACTACGAGGTGTGGCGCGCGTCGTACGGGTCGACCACCGACCTGTACGCCGACGGCGACTTCAACGGCCGGGTCGACGCCGCCGACTACACCCTGTGGCGCGACGCCCTGGGCGCCGCGCCGGCGACCGCCGCCGCGCCCGAGCCCACCGCCGCCGCACTCGCGGCAGCGTGCGCCCTGCTGGCCACCGTGCGGCGCCTAATCTGA
- a CDS encoding rhamnogalacturonan lyase family protein yields the protein MINHRARRLRIERLEERRVLSVTTLTSNADTYTRAGANAGAAEVLDVLANSSTGDYAAYVRFDLSGLSLDSLTAATLRLYKTGASRNDTIVTDRFDVYGLTARAGNTPQDWSEATLAEGNPGGEYAGGALDLTRLFNLDQESGAGVFESVVNADGAAQEVTGPDLVAFLQSRAADGGLATFVTHVDTDAVRGWGYTSREATDEALRPQLVLEFEDDPIDDPYPEDPVVLPRQAEKLDRGLVALRRSSGEVYLGWRLLGDDPADVAFNVYRATRAGGVKLNAFPLTQTTDFVDASANLATSNAYYVRPVVDGVELPASKTYLVPANAEIEQHLTIPLQIPDPVTTSDGVTHYYTANDASVGDLDGDGDYEVIVKWNGEPADLFELSANMYVDAYDLDGALLWRIDVGPNLKTIASSLQFIVYDFDGDGRAEVAMNTSDGTVSGTGEVLGDPDADWRNPDGWVTTGPEFLTVFDGLTGGVLATTPLQPARGDVTDWGDSYGHRSTTHKYTVAYLDGQRPSLVTGRGIYHGQAGRSKTELVAWDWRNSQLTDRWTFTATEGTGRDTNPEYVGQGNQAVSVADVDGDGFDEVVWGAMVVDHDGAGLYSTGRGHGDALHVADMDPDNPGLEIFEPHENPGEYGDAGGDYRDAMTGQLLYGIPATGDVGRGVAFDIDPNYPGFEFWASINDSVNGTPTIYNVQQGAIYPAPANIQYNFAVWWDADPLRELLDGTTISKWRYDWASPGRQNLVSFANSGINSTAGLSSNNGTKATPALSADILGDWREEVIWRRSDNSALEIWSTTIAASMRVPTLMHDSQYRQQVATQNIYYNQPPHPSYFLGAGMDTPPTPPLFFGGELEGDYNHDGAVDAADYTVWRDTLGSTDDLSADGDHSGVVDQPDLALWRRNYGATATQAPVAAPAFQPAERNPREAPLSETADAAFALFSRANQPDASATLDGRSDQPAERPPAPILSEPQQLLLHNQRELMSSKDEPQVDASVVLPGGDDPSMQNQQRPLRRLTVVWPRVL from the coding sequence TTGATTAATCATCGCGCCCGGCGTCTGCGGATCGAACGGCTCGAAGAGCGCCGGGTCCTCAGCGTCACGACGCTCACGTCAAACGCCGACACCTACACGCGGGCGGGCGCCAATGCCGGGGCCGCGGAAGTGCTGGACGTGTTGGCCAACAGCTCCACTGGCGACTACGCGGCGTACGTCCGGTTCGACCTGTCGGGTCTCTCGCTCGACTCCCTGACCGCCGCGACGCTCAGGCTGTACAAGACCGGCGCCAGCCGCAACGACACCATCGTCACCGACCGGTTCGACGTGTACGGCCTCACCGCGCGGGCCGGCAACACGCCGCAGGATTGGAGCGAGGCGACGCTCGCCGAGGGGAACCCGGGCGGCGAGTACGCGGGCGGCGCACTGGACCTGACGCGGCTGTTCAACCTGGACCAGGAGAGCGGCGCGGGGGTGTTCGAGAGCGTCGTGAACGCCGACGGCGCCGCGCAGGAGGTCACCGGCCCGGACCTCGTGGCGTTCCTGCAGTCGCGCGCGGCGGATGGCGGTCTGGCGACCTTCGTCACCCACGTCGACACCGACGCGGTGCGCGGCTGGGGCTACACGTCACGCGAGGCGACGGACGAGGCGCTCCGACCCCAGCTGGTGCTCGAGTTTGAAGACGACCCCATCGACGACCCCTACCCGGAGGATCCGGTTGTCCTGCCGCGGCAGGCGGAGAAGCTGGACCGGGGGCTGGTGGCGTTGCGGCGTTCGTCCGGCGAGGTGTACCTCGGGTGGCGGCTGTTGGGGGACGACCCGGCCGACGTCGCGTTCAACGTGTACCGCGCCACGCGGGCCGGCGGCGTAAAGCTCAACGCGTTCCCGCTGACCCAAACGACCGACTTCGTAGACGCCTCGGCCAATCTTGCGACCTCCAACGCGTATTACGTCCGGCCGGTGGTGGATGGGGTCGAACTGCCCGCCAGCAAGACGTACCTCGTGCCCGCGAACGCCGAGATCGAGCAGCACTTGACGATCCCGCTGCAGATCCCCGACCCGGTCACCACTTCCGACGGGGTCACCCATTACTACACGGCGAACGACGCCAGCGTCGGCGACCTCGACGGTGACGGCGACTACGAGGTGATCGTCAAGTGGAACGGCGAGCCCGCCGACCTGTTTGAGCTGTCGGCCAACATGTACGTCGACGCGTACGACCTGGACGGCGCGCTCCTGTGGCGGATCGACGTGGGGCCCAACCTCAAGACCATCGCCAGCTCGCTGCAGTTTATCGTCTACGACTTCGACGGCGACGGCCGCGCCGAGGTCGCGATGAACACGTCCGACGGCACGGTCTCCGGGACGGGCGAGGTGCTCGGCGACCCCGACGCCGACTGGCGGAACCCGGACGGCTGGGTCACCACGGGCCCGGAGTTCCTCACGGTCTTCGACGGGCTCACGGGCGGCGTGCTCGCCACCACGCCGCTCCAGCCCGCCCGCGGCGACGTCACCGATTGGGGCGACAGCTACGGGCACCGGTCCACCACACACAAGTACACAGTCGCGTACCTCGACGGCCAGCGGCCCAGCCTGGTCACCGGCCGCGGCATCTACCACGGGCAGGCCGGACGGTCGAAGACCGAGTTGGTCGCGTGGGACTGGCGCAACAGTCAGCTCACCGACCGGTGGACCTTCACCGCGACCGAGGGGACCGGACGCGACACGAACCCGGAGTACGTCGGCCAGGGTAACCAGGCGGTCAGCGTAGCCGATGTGGACGGCGATGGTTTCGACGAGGTGGTGTGGGGCGCGATGGTCGTCGACCACGACGGGGCCGGGCTGTACAGCACCGGCCGCGGCCACGGCGACGCGCTGCACGTCGCGGACATGGACCCGGACAACCCCGGACTGGAGATCTTCGAGCCCCACGAGAACCCCGGCGAGTACGGCGACGCCGGCGGCGACTACCGCGACGCGATGACCGGCCAGCTGCTCTACGGCATCCCCGCCACGGGCGACGTTGGCCGCGGGGTGGCGTTCGACATCGACCCCAACTACCCCGGTTTCGAGTTCTGGGCTTCGATCAACGACTCGGTCAACGGCACGCCGACCATCTACAACGTGCAGCAGGGCGCCATCTACCCCGCGCCCGCCAACATCCAGTACAACTTTGCCGTCTGGTGGGACGCCGACCCGCTCCGCGAACTGCTCGACGGCACGACGATCTCCAAGTGGCGGTACGACTGGGCCAGCCCGGGCCGGCAAAACCTTGTCTCGTTCGCCAACTCGGGCATCAACAGCACCGCCGGGCTGTCGAGCAACAACGGCACCAAGGCGACCCCAGCCTTGTCCGCCGACATACTGGGCGACTGGCGCGAGGAGGTCATCTGGCGCCGCAGCGACAACTCGGCACTGGAGATCTGGTCCACCACGATCGCAGCGAGCATGCGGGTCCCGACGCTCATGCACGACTCGCAGTACCGGCAGCAGGTCGCGACCCAGAACATCTACTACAATCAGCCGCCGCACCCCAGCTACTTCTTGGGCGCGGGGATGGACACGCCGCCCACGCCGCCGTTGTTCTTCGGAGGAGAGCTCGAGGGCGACTACAACCACGACGGCGCGGTCGATGCGGCGGACTACACGGTGTGGAGGGACACGCTCGGCTCGACCGACGACCTCTCGGCGGACGGCGACCATAGCGGAGTAGTTGATCAGCCCGACCTGGCCCTCTGGCGGAGAAATTACGGCGCGACCGCGACGCAGGCCCCCGTGGCGGCGCCGGCCTTCCAACCGGCTGAAAGGAATCCGCGTGAGGCACCGCTGTCAGAGACTGCCGACGCCGCGTTCGCCCTGTTTTCCAGAGCCAACCAACCCGACGCCAGCGCCACACTCGACGGGCGGTCGGACCAACCTGCGGAGCGACCGCCCGCTCCGATACTTTCGGAGCCCCAGCAACTGCTGCTGCACAACCAACGCGAACTAATGAGTAGTAAAGACGAACCTCAAGTCGACGCGTCGGTCGTATTGCCCGGAGGCGACGACCCGTCGATGCAGAACCAGCAACGACCACTGCGTCGGCTCACGGTTGTCTGGCCACGCGTCTTGTGA
- a CDS encoding PEP-CTERM sorting domain-containing protein has protein sequence MSTSLRFATLASLTFFLAAPADAAELFRDELASGAGWGINSFGDGDHAATFGYDYSADGIPEAPNSQGGDTATSGVKAVANTDSGSAAAAGFTLYPTGQSFSGSYQLRFDTWTNYDVDERINGGSAGTTEFIGGGVGYDDTSADIGVGAQIIATNDGGSGSDWRAFADGSFLANEDMTGGSRNGFVGHYANFLPGVAPPGSQLQLSFPPGTAGSPGFQWVTFEINTNVDAGRAIVTLEKPDGTRREIVRIDQPYTSDGNIGLYYADLFSSVTSRPDLTFGIFDNVVVSSIDVPEPATGLLVAIGGCLAAVRRRVR, from the coding sequence ATGAGCACATCGCTGAGGTTTGCGACTCTGGCGTCGCTGACCTTTTTTTTGGCGGCCCCGGCGGACGCGGCCGAGTTGTTCCGAGACGAGCTAGCGAGCGGGGCCGGCTGGGGCATCAACTCGTTCGGTGATGGCGACCACGCCGCCACCTTCGGCTACGACTACAGCGCCGACGGAATCCCTGAGGCGCCGAACAGCCAGGGAGGCGACACCGCCACTTCGGGAGTGAAGGCGGTCGCCAACACCGACAGCGGCTCGGCTGCCGCGGCGGGTTTCACCCTCTACCCGACGGGCCAGAGCTTCTCGGGCTCGTACCAGCTGCGTTTTGACACTTGGACCAACTACGACGTTGACGAGCGGATCAATGGCGGCTCCGCCGGCACCACCGAGTTCATCGGCGGCGGCGTGGGCTACGACGACACCTCCGCCGATATCGGCGTTGGCGCGCAGATCATCGCCACCAACGATGGCGGCTCCGGCAGCGACTGGCGCGCGTTCGCGGACGGCTCGTTCCTCGCCAACGAGGACATGACCGGCGGCAGCCGCAATGGGTTTGTGGGCCACTACGCCAATTTCCTGCCCGGGGTCGCTCCTCCGGGGAGCCAGCTCCAACTTTCGTTCCCGCCCGGAACCGCAGGCAGCCCCGGCTTCCAATGGGTGACCTTCGAGATCAACACGAATGTCGACGCGGGCAGGGCCATCGTGACGCTGGAGAAGCCCGACGGTACGCGTCGTGAGATCGTCCGAATCGACCAGCCCTACACGTCCGATGGCAATATCGGCCTGTACTACGCGGACCTATTCTCGTCGGTGACTTCGCGTCCCGACCTGACTTTCGGCATCTTCGACAACGTCGTGGTGTCGTCGATCGACGTGCCGGAGCCGGCGACCGGCCTGCTGGTCGCAATCGGCGGTTGCCTGGCGGCGGTGCGTCGTCGCGTCCGCTAA
- a CDS encoding DUF1559 family PulG-like putative transporter, whose translation MPRQSINSSVNQRFRPAFTLVELLVVIAIIGVLIALLLPAVQAAREAARRTQCKNQLKQIGLASILHVDTHKYFPSGGWGGKFYADPTRGYGKDQPGSWYYSVFSYLEENSLRDLGKNTTVGSQQWRDAITQLIATPIDVFNCPSRRTVAIGVQSGSLAPEFTFISGKTVALGDYAGNSGDSQKHAVDGFSGNNIPAPTSLAAASGFDWPNTTSPEIAARRGGTSPNDNFQSGVIGYHSETKLRQVSDGTSHTYLVGEKYVPSDAYDGNDIVSNNGRYGDNQSMYAGYEWDNQRTAWRPGITSFYSGSVDADWQPAQDSPSGDSAVRPLVAFGSPHAGGLNMVFCDGSVQTVSYNIDPDAHRFQANRQDGEVIPES comes from the coding sequence ATGCCTCGCCAATCTATCAACTCATCAGTCAACCAGCGGTTCAGGCCGGCATTCACCCTCGTCGAACTGCTGGTGGTGATCGCGATCATCGGCGTGTTGATCGCTCTGCTGCTGCCTGCCGTGCAGGCGGCCCGCGAGGCGGCCCGTCGGACGCAGTGTAAGAACCAGCTAAAGCAGATCGGCCTCGCGTCGATTCTTCACGTTGACACGCACAAGTACTTCCCGTCCGGGGGCTGGGGCGGAAAGTTCTACGCCGATCCAACGCGGGGCTATGGAAAAGATCAGCCGGGCAGCTGGTACTACAGCGTGTTCAGCTACCTAGAAGAGAACTCGCTCCGCGATCTGGGCAAGAACACAACCGTTGGTTCTCAGCAGTGGCGTGACGCCATCACTCAGCTGATCGCAACCCCGATCGACGTCTTCAACTGCCCAAGTCGTCGCACGGTCGCGATCGGCGTTCAGTCCGGTTCGCTGGCGCCCGAATTTACATTCATCAGCGGCAAGACCGTCGCGCTTGGCGATTACGCGGGCAACAGCGGGGACTCGCAGAAGCATGCGGTGGACGGTTTCTCGGGCAACAATATCCCCGCCCCGACCTCATTGGCAGCGGCGTCGGGCTTCGACTGGCCGAACACAACAAGCCCAGAGATCGCAGCTCGCCGCGGGGGAACCTCGCCTAACGACAACTTCCAGTCGGGCGTGATCGGGTACCACAGCGAGACCAAGCTGCGGCAGGTGTCTGATGGCACCTCGCACACCTACTTGGTGGGCGAAAAGTACGTCCCCAGCGACGCTTACGACGGCAACGATATCGTGTCGAACAACGGTCGCTATGGCGACAATCAGTCAATGTACGCGGGCTACGAGTGGGACAATCAACGCACTGCCTGGAGGCCGGGAATCACCAGTTTCTACTCCGGTTCGGTTGATGCCGACTGGCAACCGGCCCAGGATTCGCCGAGTGGCGACAGCGCCGTTAGGCCGCTCGTCGCCTTCGGCAGCCCCCACGCCGGCGGCCTGAACATGGTGTTCTGCGACGGCTCGGTGCAGACGGTCTCGTACAACATCGACCCCGACGCCCACCGGTTCCAGGCCAACCGCCAGGACGGCGAGGTCATCCCCGAGAGCTAG